DNA sequence from the Brevundimonas sp. NIBR10 genome:
CGGCTGGCTACGGAAGGGGTCGCGTTGAAGTCGGACGACATGGCCCCCATCGCGTCGAACATGTTGGACATGGACCAGTCGATGTCCTCGACGCCGCCGGCGAAGACCACGTCCTGCTTGCCCAGTTGAATCTGTTCGGCGGCCGCCCCGATGCAGTGGGCGCTGGTCGCGCAGGCGGAGCTGATCGAATAGTTGACGCCGCGCATCTGGAACCAGGTCGACAGCACGGCCGACGGCCCCGAGGCCATGGCCTTGGGCACGGCGAACGGCCCGATCCGCTTGGGCGCGCCGCGTTCGATCGTGGTCTGGGCGGCTTGCAGGATGACCTGGGTCGAGGGCCCGCCCTCGCCGACGATCAGGCCGATCCGGTCGTCGCGGATTTCCTCGGCCGTCATGCCGGAGTCCTTCAGCGCCTCTTCGAAGGCGATGTGACCCCAGGCCGTGCCGTTGGCCAGGAACCGCGCGGCGCGGCGATCGACCAGGGGTGCCCAGTCCTCGGCCGTGACACCCAGCGACGGGGGGGCCCAGACCTGGGAGCGGAAGCCGTATTTGATGTGGTCGGGAGCGGCGACGACGCCGGAGCGCGCCGACCGCAGGGAGGCCGTGACCTCTTCCTGTCCGGTTCCGATGGAGGAGACGATACCCAGCCCGGTGACGACGACACGCCGCATGGAGGTTTCCTTCGCTTAGTCTCTAGGGTCCGCGTTGGCCGCGGTATGGTTTACGACGGATCAGCCGCCGACCGGCTCCGACGCGGACTGATCCGCCTGGAACAGGCCGACCCGCATGTCGGTCGCGGTATAGATGGGGACGCCGTCGGCTTCCATCACCCCGTCGGCGATGCCCATGACCAGGCGACGGTTGATGACCCGCTTGAGCGTGATCTTGTAGGTGACCTTCTTCACGTCCGGCTGGACCTGGCCCGTGAACTTGACCTCGCCGACGCCCAGCGCACGACCGCGCCCAGGGCCGCCGATCCAGCCCAGATAGAAGCCGACCAGCTGCCACATGGCGTCCAGGCCCAGGCAGCCGGGCATGACCGGGTCGTTGATGAAGTGGCACTGGAAGAACCACAGGTCGGGATGGATATCCAGCTCGGCCTCGACATAGCCCTTGCCGTGCTCGCCGCCGTCGCCGTTGATCTGGGTGATCCGGTCGAACATCAGCATCGGCGGGGCCGGCAGCTGGGCGTTGCCCGGACCGAACAGCTCGCCCCGGCCCGAGGCCAAAAGGGCCGCGTGGTCGAACGAGGACGGATATTGCGACTGACTCAAGGCGGAAGGCTCCGATTGCGTCGCGTGGGCCTACACGACGAAGGGAACCGGCTCAACCTTCTCGATCAGCGAGCCGGTGCCGCTCCCGCCGCCCGGTTCGCGTCGCACAGCGCCCGGGTGGCCCCGCCGAAGATGCGGGCTTCCGACACCCAGCCGCTGGCCTGGCGCCCGCCGACATGGCACCAGCCCCCCTCGCAGTCGTCCAGCGAAACGACGGAGCGGGGCGAGAGCCGGGCGCGGACGGGCGAGGTCTCGGATCGGCCGGCATGCACCGGCGTCTCCTCGGCGGAGAGGTTGAACGCGCCCCGGCGGCCCGACAGGACGCTGCGGTGGATCCAGGCGACGGCCCCGTCCGGGTCGCAGACCTTGCGCCACTCGCGGGTCTCGGCGACCACCTGAACGGGCAGGCCGGCGGCGCGATATTCCCAGAGGATGCGATAGTCAGAGCCCGGCCCCTGGCGGGCACGGACCTCGTCGGACTTGAGGGTCAGCCAGCGCGGCACGGGCTGGCGGCTGGGGGTCGGGCGGCCGTCGGGCATGACGGCGGCGGCTTGGGCGGCGGCCAGACACATCAGGGCCATGGCACCCACCACCACGGCCGGAACGGCGGCCCGGGCGGGGCGACGAGCCGCCGAATCGACGGTTTCGGAGGCGTCGGCCTCATCGGCGCTTTGGAACCGTGGCGATGCTTTGCTAGACACCCTTGTCGATCCGTCGCGGCGGGCGGGGCCGGATGCCGACCCTCGCCTCGTGAAACCTAGGGAATCCATGTCCACCCGCAAGCTTAAGGTCGTGTTAACCAGGCGGCTCCCCGACGCGGTCGAGACGCGGATGCGCGAGCTGTTCGACGCCGAGCTGAACCTCAAGGACGTGCCCATGGACCGCGCCGCGCTGGAGGCGGCGGTGCAACGCGCTGACGTCCTGGTCCCCACCATCACCGACGAGATCGACGCCGCCCTGATCAACGGCGCCGGCGAACAGCTGAAGATGATCGCCAATTTCGGGGCCGGGGTGGATCACATCGACATCGACGCGGCCGTGGCGCGCGGCATCATCGTCACCAATACCCCCGGCGTCCTGACCGAGGACACCGCCGACCTGGGCATGGCCCTGATCCTGGCCGTCAGCCGACGGATCGTCGAGGGGGCCCAGGTCGTCGCCGCCGGTCAGTTCGAGGGCTGGACCCCGACCTGGATGTGCGGACGCAAGCTGTGGGGCAAGCGGCTGGGCATCGTCGGCATGGGCCGGATCGGCCAGGCCCTGGCCCGGCGCGCCAAGGCCTTCGGCATGCAGGTCCACTATCATAACCGAAAGCCCGTCAGCCCCCGGATCGAGGAGGAGCTGGGCGCGACCTGGTGGGACGATCTGGACGAGATGCTGGCCCGGATGGACGTCGTGTCGCTGAACTGTCCGGCGACGAAGGAGACGCATCACCTGCTGAACGCTGAGCGCCTGGCCCGGCTTCAGCCCCACGCCATCCTGATCAACACCGCGCGCGGCGAACTGATCGACGAGGCCGCCCTTTCCGAGGCGGTGGCCCGGCGCGGGGTCTATGGCGTCGGCCTGGACGTGTTCGAGAACGAACCGGCCATCCATCCCGGCCTGCTGGCCCATCCCAATGTGGTCCTCCTGCCCCACCTCGGCTCGGCGACGCTGGAGGCGCGCCAGGATATGGGCGACCGGGTGATCCTGAACGTCATGACCTACCAGAATCAGCACAGGCCGCCAGATCGGGTCATCCCGGCGATGCTCTAGGACGGGGCTTTCGAGCTTGACGTGGTGCCCGCCTTGCGGCTCGTTGCATCCATGAGTTGAGGGGGTGTCAGGTGTCCTTGCGTAAACCGAGGCCGGGTCTGTCCCGGCGCGACATGGTTCTGGCGCTCGCGGTCGGCGGCGTGGGGATCACACAGGTCGGTAGGGTTGAGGCCGCGCCCATGCAGAGGGGTGCGCCCTACGTCCTTGCGGACTTCTTCAAGCCCGATCGGACCCGCGGCGTGGCCATGTCGCCGTCGGGCACCCGCATCGCCGTGGTCGAACAACTCGGGACGACGGAGGCCCCGCACGCGGTCGTCGACGTTCTCGATGCCGCCGATCCTGAAGGCCAGGCCCGCCGTATCGACCTGGGCCCGATCGACGTCGAGCGGGTCTACTGGGGCAACGACCGCCGCCTTCTGATCCGCGTCGTCACCAAGCTGGAGATCGGGCGACGCACGTCGGCGGGTTCCAATATCCGTACCGGCGGCGGCGAGCTGTGGAACCGGCGCATCGTCTCGATCGACATCGACAGCGGGGCCCGGGTCACCCTGTTTGAAGGCGAGCGCAGCCGCGCGCGGGGCAACCTCGACCTGGGTCAGATCGTCGATCTTTTGCCGCGTGATCCCGACCACGTGCTGATGCTGGCCTATGAGCCCGGCGGCTTCCTGGCGCTCTATCGGGCCGACATCAACGACGGAACCGCCGAGCGGCTGGAGCGGGGCAATTCCGGCACCTTCCGCTGGGACACCCTGAACGGTCAGGCGGTGCTTCGCCACGACATCAACGCGCGCGGCACGCTGGAAAGCGTCTACGCCCG
Encoded proteins:
- the fabB gene encoding beta-ketoacyl-ACP synthase I gives rise to the protein MRRVVVTGLGIVSSIGTGQEEVTASLRSARSGVVAAPDHIKYGFRSQVWAPPSLGVTAEDWAPLVDRRAARFLANGTAWGHIAFEEALKDSGMTAEEIRDDRIGLIVGEGGPSTQVILQAAQTTIERGAPKRIGPFAVPKAMASGPSAVLSTWFQMRGVNYSISSACATSAHCIGAAAEQIQLGKQDVVFAGGVEDIDWSMSNMFDAMGAMSSDFNATPSVASRAYDVARDGFVIAGGAGIVVVEEYERAVARGAKIYAEIVGYGANSDGYDMVAPSGEGAQRCMKIAMDQAGGRKIDYLNPHGTSTPVGDSKEMDAVRAVFGDAMPLISSTKSLTGHSLGAAGAQEAIYSLLMLANGFAAESAHIETLDPQFEGMPILRARKDVELTTVMSNSFGFGGTNGTLILSKV
- the fabA gene encoding 3-hydroxyacyl-[acyl-carrier-protein] dehydratase FabA, producing the protein MSQSQYPSSFDHAALLASGRGELFGPGNAQLPAPPMLMFDRITQINGDGGEHGKGYVEAELDIHPDLWFFQCHFINDPVMPGCLGLDAMWQLVGFYLGWIGGPGRGRALGVGEVKFTGQVQPDVKKVTYKITLKRVINRRLVMGIADGVMEADGVPIYTATDMRVGLFQADQSASEPVGG
- a CDS encoding SH3 domain-containing protein; this encodes MSSKASPRFQSADEADASETVDSAARRPARAAVPAVVVGAMALMCLAAAQAAAVMPDGRPTPSRQPVPRWLTLKSDEVRARQGPGSDYRILWEYRAAGLPVQVVAETREWRKVCDPDGAVAWIHRSVLSGRRGAFNLSAEETPVHAGRSETSPVRARLSPRSVVSLDDCEGGWCHVGGRQASGWVSEARIFGGATRALCDANRAAGAAPAR
- a CDS encoding D-glycerate dehydrogenase — encoded protein: MSTRKLKVVLTRRLPDAVETRMRELFDAELNLKDVPMDRAALEAAVQRADVLVPTITDEIDAALINGAGEQLKMIANFGAGVDHIDIDAAVARGIIVTNTPGVLTEDTADLGMALILAVSRRIVEGAQVVAAGQFEGWTPTWMCGRKLWGKRLGIVGMGRIGQALARRAKAFGMQVHYHNRKPVSPRIEEELGATWWDDLDEMLARMDVVSLNCPATKETHHLLNAERLARLQPHAILINTARGELIDEAALSEAVARRGVYGVGLDVFENEPAIHPGLLAHPNVVLLPHLGSATLEARQDMGDRVILNVMTYQNQHRPPDRVIPAML